The DNA region CTCATAAGCCGCTCAGCTTTGTAGGGCACCTTTTTTGTTAATCTGTAAACGTCTCTAATGTTTTCCACGTGAATTATTGGAGGATTGTCCAAGGGTCTTTTTTTGGCTTCGAAAAGAGCCAAAACGGCATTTTTGTTCAATGCATCTGCGCCTAAGCCGTACACGGTTTCTGTGGGAAATGCTACTAAACCGCCTTTCTTGATGAAGTCTGCTGCCATTCGAATTTTCTCGATTTCTGGCTTCTTCGAATCTACTTTTAACACTAAAGTCTCTTTCAAGGAATACCAAGTTCCTTTATTGCTCATCTGATTAGAGTAAAACCTAGAAATTAAACTTCTTTTTAAAAAGAGTGACTAAGCAAAAGTTTCTGTTTCTTTAAACAACGTAGTAATCTATTACTTTCTTCATGCTCTTCGGCGTTGCTTGTCTCATAGCAAGTTGCTTCAATATTCTTATCATTTGAGGTTGAAAACGAGCTATGTCTGTCAGGGAGATCAAGCCCACAAGGCGTTTTCCATCGACGACAGGCAACTTTTTGATTTTCATCTGAAACATCAACTTAACAGCTTCTTCCAAATCCATACTGGGTTCAACAACAACAAGCGGACTTGACATGACATCCTTCACTTTAGTTTTATTAGCATCTTTTGCATCCGCAACGACTCTTTTCAAAAGGTCTCTTTCAGTTATTATCCCCATCGCTTTTCCTTTTCTAATAGCAATCAAGCAGCCTATCTCAAACTTGTTCATAACTTCTGCTGCTTCTTTAACAGTCGCGTTCTCATCTATAGTTATTACTTCTTTAACCATAACATCCTCAACTTTCAATGACACGCCACTTTCTTCTTTTTTCTCTTCAGACAATAAAATCACCAACTTCTGTATTTTCTCTCCATATCCCCTATATAAATAGGTGTGCAGAAATTTAACGTCACAAACTACGCAACTTATCAACTAGTGCTTCTACATGCTTATTTGTCGGAATTTTTGCCCGCTCAAACTTTTCTTTAGGCTTAGCGAAAGGTCTAGTAGCATCTAAACCCATTTTAGTTGTCAAGCCAGTTTCTTGGTCAGCAGAAGAATCCAACGTTGAACCGCGCACATTGTTTATGATGATGAGGTCTTCGTTGGCTTGGAAACGCGTTGCTACAGCCCACTCCACATCGGAAGCGTCAAACACGTCAATGTCGGAATCCACAACCACTGCATGCTTCAAGCTTGGATGCGCGGCGAACGCAGCGAGCAAAGCGTTTTTTCCGTCTCCGTCAAGTTGCTTTTCAATAGCTATTACTGCATGGAGCCATCCGCTTCCGCCAATTGAAAGGTTAACCTCGTGCACTTTTGGAACAACCTTCGAAACAGCCTCCCAAATCAAAACTTCATGCGGCAAACCCATCAAAAGCTTGTGCTCTGTTCCAGAAGGCAAAAGTGCTTGGTAAACATAGTCCTTACGATGCATGACGCCAACGATTTCAACAACTGGCTGTTTCCTAACGATGTCATACGTGCCAGTTATATCCACAAATGGTCCTTCATCGACTTCCTTCTCTGCAGAAATCTTGCCCTCCAAAACTAGCTCTGCTTCGGCTGGAGCGAAAGCGTTTACATGTTCGCATTCAATTAATTGAAGTTTCTCATTCATCAACGCGTTCGCAACGTCAAACTCGCTAACTCCAAACGGAATGGGCGAAGATGCTGCAAGCATAACTGCAGGATGAACACCAATAGAAATTGAAACATCCAAATCTTTACTAGCTTTTTTTGCTTCTTGCCACAGTTTGAACAGATGTCGAGGAACCAAACGAATTGCTAAATGATTTTTGTCTAAAACTTGAAGGCGATGAACTGATACATTCTCAACATTTCCATCCAAACTTCTTGCATGTACAACTGCTGAAGTAATATATGGTCCAGCATCTCTTTCGAAATGTGTTAGAACAGGAATTTTAGACACGTCATTCTCAAAAACTTCCTTCACTACGCCGTTTCTAACAATTTTGGGTTTTCTCGGAAAATGCCAAGCCTCTGTCAATCTTTTGTAAAATTCACTTTGGCTTGTAGCGAGTGCAGTGTAGATTCTTTCTCTGTTTCCGCAAACATTAGCAACAACTTTCGTATTATAACCCTTCACTTTCTCAAACAATAGCATCGCGCCTTGGCGGTCAAAACTTTTCATTATATGGGAGATTTCAAACTTGGTAGACACCCCATCTTTGATGTGTAAGACTTGTTTTTCCAGTTCCATCTGCTTAAGAAATTCCCTTAGACTCATGCAACTGCGCCTTCCTTTTCAGTTTCTGTGCGAACAACCTTTTCAATTAACCTTTTGAAGATTGATTGCGCTTGTATTTCGTTGATTGTCTCTAGATAGATAGAAACCAGTGCAATCTTCTTTTTGATGGAGGATACGTATTCAGCGAACATACGAGCGGAAATCGCGTTTTTATCGCCTAAAAGTACTGATGATGAGGGTGGTCCAAGAAAATCTTTTGGTTTCGGAACCGCAATGGCAAGTGTTCCAAGTTTGTCTTCTTTTTCGCTTAGAAGAATTAGGCATGCATTTTTTGTTTCCAAATAAACTGCCAGAAAGTGCATGTTTTGCTCGATTATTTCGTCTTTAACAATTTTTGCACGTTCCATTAACAAATCTCCATTGCTTATTTATAGCTTCACACATTCACTATTTATTATTTTCAAGGGCGATTCAATAAATGACCAAAACTAACGCCGAAAAAATCTTGAAATTACTCCAAAAAACATTTGCAATGCCAAAATGGGCGACTGCCAAGAAAGAACCCTTCGAAACATTAATAGTGACAATAATTTCACAAAACACTACTGGCAAAAATACTGCAAAAGCCTTCGAAAACCTCTTGAAGCAGTTCGAAATAACACCCGAAATGTTAGCAAATGCCAAAATAAGCCAAATTGAAGAATGCTTGAAAGTGGCAGGTTTATACAAAAACAAAGCCAAAACAATAAAGCAAGTTTCTCGAATAATTCTTGAAAAATTCCACGGAACTCTGAAACCAATTTTATCAATGCCCTTCGAAGAAGCAAGAAAAACACTACTGCAACTCCCCGGAGTTGGACCCAAAACAGCTGATGTAGTATTATTATTTTGTTCAGAAAAGCCAACAATTCCCGTGGACACCCATGTCAACCGCGTTTCAAAACGGCTCGGTCTTGCGCCTAACAATGGAAACTATGAAGGCGTTCGTGAATCTCTGCAGTCCCTTTACAAACCAGAGAACTATTTAGCCGTCCATGTATTGCTGATTGCGCTTGGTAGAAAATATTGTAAAGCCAGAAACCCATTATGCAAGCAATGCCCACTAAACTTGCTTTGTCCCTCTAAATAACAATAAACAGAAAGTGAAATAGACTTTTAAAACAGTTCTCTGACCGTGAAAAATTCAGATTGGTTTTCTTCTTCCAAAAATGGAATTTCTTTCAGGTTCTTGTCGAGTTTGACTTTTCCTATGGCAACGGTTGAAATTTCCTCTTTGATTGGAGTTAGAATTTTCAAAGTTTTTCTGGTGTAGTCGAGTTCTTGTAAGATGCCTATTCCTAGAAATTTTCTATTTGCATCGTACAAAGCTGTGAGTAATCCTTCCTCGTCGCCTTTGCGTGCTATCATGACTTTCTTTTTTGCGAATTCTTCAGCTTTGAGTAGTTTTTCTGCGTCAACCCAGCGTTTTCTTCCTATGAGTATCAGAATTTTATCTTCGAATTCTGCAATATTCAACGGTTTCATTCCTAAAATTTCGTATATCCTCTCTGCCTTCCTTGTATTCCTAACAGTCTTATCCAAATTAAACAGTTCATTTCCTTCAATTTTTAACCAGTTAAGCGGAAGCAACTGCACTTTCATATTTTTAAGGTATTTCATATATCCCAGTTCCCGCAGGTTTTTGCGTTTTTCTCTATCTCTTTGCTTTATAGCAATTGGAGAATCGACGACTATTGTTCTAAATTTTTCAAAGACGTCCACAAGTCGATTTGTCTCATCTTTTTGCTGAATGCAGAAAATCAAGTCTGGATTGAGTTTGCTGACAAGCTGCATTTTATAGTTGACCGCGTCTTCTCCTTCAACCCACCCATCAGTGTTTACAATGATGAAGTCTGGGTTTTCATTCAGAACTTCCGTTTTTAGTAAACTTAACCCTTCTATTACCTTGTTGATGGCTCTGCTTGGAGAAGTTACGCCTACAAAAAAGGCGTTTTTTGCCTCTAGACTAAACAAATCAGTAATCGGTTTAGTGACTATTGCATAAGCAAGAGTGCATGGAGGACCCACATCAGACTGACCCAAATCTCCATCCAAAATCACGCATTTTCTTTTTTCTTGCATAATCCTGTTTATTAGGTAAGTGCAAAAACTCGACTTTCCAGAATCAACAGCACCTAACACTACGGCCGTGGAAGGCTTTGCTTGGAGATTCGAAAGTTCCTCGCTTGCCTTAATCCAAGAAGACGGAATAGTGCTTCCTTCAACTTCCTCAATAGTTGCGCCTTCTCCTAACGAAATTTCGAACGTTGTTGTTTCCTCAACTACAAAAGGCAACCGTTTCCCTTCACGTATCACAACCTTCTTTACGCTACTCAAAGAGGAACCAAACACTTCCGTCTTACCGGAAATGACTGTGACAGAAGCTGGGCCGTCCACTAAAAGAGTCTTACCTTTTTCAATTGTGCGATTCACTCGTCTTCCTCCGTGGAAATTTATGTCCATTCCTTCCAGCTATCCTTATGGCTGAAACGATATCTCTTAAGCCTCGTCTATGCTTGGTTTCATTTAAGTTACGGTTTGTTCCTGCTTCACTTACACTTTCTAAACTTACATTTGAAGGTAACGCATTATCTAAATCATGCAGTAATCGTTCTCTATATGTTGGAACTCCGTCACCAATTTTGACCGAGATTGATGTCACTGGAGCAGTCTCAAGGTTTCTTATAATACTTTTTATTTTTTCTAAAGTTTCGGCAACGCTAAAACAGTTTTCTGTCTCGATGACTTTTCCATTCGCCAGAACTGCCAACCCAAACACTTCACCGGGATCCACGCCTATGACGATTTTTTCGTAGAATTCTTTTCCTCGAATGATCTGCAATGCCTCGTTTATTAACGCTTCCACTTCTCCTTCTTCATGATACACCAAGACTTTTTCGTGGTTTATCAAGTGTTGCTCTTTTTCTGTGGTTATGACTGCCTTAATGTCTATTGGAATGGGTTCATTTGGTGTCAAACTTACAAAGGGTATGTTCTTTCTCTTCAGTTCATTAACAATTAAGTAGTAGGCTTTCCCTGAAACGGTTACAACCGCGATATTTGCTTTCATACAGCTTTCCATTTCTTGCGTTATACAAGCGCAAAGCAAATTATTAGTTTGGCGGTTTATATTCGTTGATGTGCATTAAAGTGCTACAGAAAATTCCAACAGGTTGCAGAACAATTGACAAAATTCTGGAAGGAGGAATCCACTCCAAAACAATTAGTTTAATCTATGGCGAAGCAGAAACCGGAAAAACCACCCTAGCAATGCAATGCGCCGTAAACTGCGCAAAGAAAGGATACAAGACATTGTTTGTAGATTGTGATGGCACTTTTTCAGCACTGCGATTGTCTCAAATTGCTTCTGAAAGCTTCAAAGAAATTGCTGACCTTGTCATTCTAGCAAAACCTAATAATTTTCGAGAGCAAGCCACACTAATAGACCAGCTAACAAACCTCATAGCAAAAAATTTCGGACTGGTTGTCATAGACACAATTACATCACTTTATCGCGCCAAAATCGCGGAATCTCCAGAAAAGGCATTTGACCTAAACCGCGAATTAAACAGGCAAATGGCACTATTAGCGCAGAACGCTAAAACTCAGAAAGTCGCAGTATTAGTAACCAGCCAAGTGCGAAGCGTCTTTAATGATACTTACGTCAGAGTTGAACCCGTTGCCACAAGAGTTTTGAAATTCTGGGCAGAAACAATAATTGAAATGAAACCAACCGAAATACCCCAAGAAATTAGGGCAATTTTAGAAAAAAACCCAATAAAAGATAAAAAGCCTCAACTAGTAACTTGCCACTTAAAAATAGGAAAAAC from Candidatus Bathyarchaeota archaeon A05DMB-5 includes:
- a CDS encoding CBS domain-containing protein yields the protein MSEEKKEESGVSLKVEDVMVKEVITIDENATVKEAAEVMNKFEIGCLIAIRKGKAMGIITERDLLKRVVADAKDANKTKVKDVMSSPLVVVEPSMDLEEAVKLMFQMKIKKLPVVDGKRLVGLISLTDIARFQPQMIRILKQLAMRQATPKSMKKVIDYYVV
- a CDS encoding UbiD family decarboxylase codes for the protein MSLREFLKQMELEKQVLHIKDGVSTKFEISHIMKSFDRQGAMLLFEKVKGYNTKVVANVCGNRERIYTALATSQSEFYKRLTEAWHFPRKPKIVRNGVVKEVFENDVSKIPVLTHFERDAGPYITSAVVHARSLDGNVENVSVHRLQVLDKNHLAIRLVPRHLFKLWQEAKKASKDLDVSISIGVHPAVMLAASSPIPFGVSEFDVANALMNEKLQLIECEHVNAFAPAEAELVLEGKISAEKEVDEGPFVDITGTYDIVRKQPVVEIVGVMHRKDYVYQALLPSGTEHKLLMGLPHEVLIWEAVSKVVPKVHEVNLSIGGSGWLHAVIAIEKQLDGDGKNALLAAFAAHPSLKHAVVVDSDIDVFDASDVEWAVATRFQANEDLIIINNVRGSTLDSSADQETGLTTKMGLDATRPFAKPKEKFERAKIPTNKHVEALVDKLRSL
- a CDS encoding endonuclease III — its product is MTKTNAEKILKLLQKTFAMPKWATAKKEPFETLIVTIISQNTTGKNTAKAFENLLKQFEITPEMLANAKISQIEECLKVAGLYKNKAKTIKQVSRIILEKFHGTLKPILSMPFEEARKTLLQLPGVGPKTADVVLLFCSEKPTIPVDTHVNRVSKRLGLAPNNGNYEGVRESLQSLYKPENYLAVHVLLIALGRKYCKARNPLCKQCPLNLLCPSK
- a CDS encoding AAA family ATPase, which gives rise to MCIKVLQKIPTGCRTIDKILEGGIHSKTISLIYGEAETGKTTLAMQCAVNCAKKGYKTLFVDCDGTFSALRLSQIASESFKEIADLVILAKPNNFREQATLIDQLTNLIAKNFGLVVIDTITSLYRAKIAESPEKAFDLNRELNRQMALLAQNAKTQKVAVLVTSQVRSVFNDTYVRVEPVATRVLKFWAETIIEMKPTEIPQEIRAILEKNPIKDKKPQLVTCHLKIGKTGIHEYLPH